One window of the Bartonella bacilliformis KC583 genome contains the following:
- a CDS encoding flagellar hook protein FlgE gives MGIYGMMHTSVSGMNAQGKRLSGIAENVANAGTVGYKRTNVQFSNYVTPSGDYAYVPGGVKSHVGHDISIYGPARATGRPGDAMINGNGFFRVEDENGNEFLTRAGSFSRDKDGYLRNSSGHYLLNDEGQRIQIRGGPTDLFGPEVTTGIDFKANFDASAESLGEGVIDPEDPKSYNQKKSVTVYDSQGKKVQVDFYMRKTADNKWTVDAYHGDNKVGTADFNFDKEGNLQAPLPDFTLTLPENDGGDPPGTFQVAINLGGLGEDSLVTQKGNSYAFEAEANGMEVGSFDGFTFGKNGEVEVKYTNQKTRVISYVGLATVTSPESLTVLSGTVFQTNTRTGAQMVGRPGDGVFGSLTAGYLEDSNVEMSEELTDMIESQRNYTANSKVFQTGSELMDVIVNLKR, from the coding sequence ATGGGTATTTATGGGATGATGCATACGAGTGTTTCAGGGATGAACGCTCAGGGAAAGCGCCTTTCTGGTATAGCAGAAAATGTTGCTAATGCTGGTACGGTTGGATACAAACGTACGAATGTTCAATTTTCCAATTATGTAACGCCTTCAGGAGATTACGCTTATGTTCCTGGTGGGGTGAAAAGTCATGTTGGCCATGATATTTCAATATATGGTCCCGCACGTGCAACAGGTCGTCCGGGTGATGCGATGATCAATGGCAATGGCTTTTTTCGTGTTGAAGATGAAAATGGAAACGAATTTTTAACACGTGCAGGGTCTTTTTCGCGTGATAAGGATGGGTATTTGCGTAATTCATCAGGGCATTATCTTTTGAATGATGAAGGTCAGAGGATTCAAATTAGAGGGGGGCCAACAGATTTATTTGGTCCTGAAGTAACAACAGGAATTGATTTTAAAGCTAACTTTGATGCAAGTGCAGAGTCTTTAGGAGAGGGTGTGATTGATCCCGAAGATCCTAAGAGTTATAATCAGAAAAAATCAGTAACTGTTTATGACAGCCAAGGTAAAAAAGTTCAGGTTGATTTCTATATGCGTAAGACTGCTGATAATAAATGGACAGTCGATGCTTACCATGGAGACAATAAGGTTGGTACTGCAGATTTCAACTTTGATAAAGAGGGAAATCTTCAGGCTCCTCTTCCAGACTTTACACTAACATTGCCAGAAAATGATGGAGGAGATCCTCCGGGGACTTTCCAAGTTGCTATAAATTTGGGTGGGCTAGGAGAAGATTCTTTAGTAACGCAAAAGGGGAATTCGTATGCTTTTGAAGCAGAAGCAAACGGTATGGAAGTGGGCTCTTTTGATGGTTTTACTTTTGGTAAAAATGGTGAAGTTGAGGTTAAATACACTAATCAGAAAACGCGTGTTATCAGTTATGTAGGCCTTGCAACTGTCACATCACCAGAAAGCTTAACGGTTTTGAGTGGTACTGTTTTTCAAACAAATACCCGTACAGGGGCTCAAATGGTAGGGCGTCCTGGTGATGGTGTATTTGGTTCATTAACTGCCGGTTATCTTGAAGATTCAAATGTTGAGATGAGTGAAGAATTAACAGATATGATTGAATCTCAACGTAATTATACAGCTAACTCTAAAGTTTTTCAAACCGGTTCGGAATTGATGGATGTGATTGTTAATTTGAAGCGGTAG
- a CDS encoding response regulator transcription factor yields the protein MIVVVDDRKLVTDGYSTLFSQEGVATTGLSPSDFSNWISKAPSSEVSSIEAVLLGDCENRVELPKEIRFYSSAPILAMTETNFLDHTIELFQAGIDDVLRKPIHVREILARIAAIRRRIGGDIRSADAAIKVGPISVFNDGRDPRINGVDFPLPRRERRILEYLAANFGRRVNKTQIFNAVYGVFDDVIEENVIESHISKLRKKLKLKVGYDIIDSKRFLGYSLVIKN from the coding sequence ATGATAGTTGTAGTAGATGACCGCAAATTAGTAACTGATGGCTACTCTACGCTTTTCTCTCAGGAGGGGGTAGCAACAACGGGTCTTTCTCCTTCTGACTTTAGTAATTGGATTTCAAAAGCTCCAAGCAGCGAAGTTTCCTCAATCGAGGCAGTCCTCTTAGGTGATTGTGAGAACCGAGTTGAACTTCCTAAAGAAATCCGATTTTACAGCTCAGCTCCTATTTTGGCGATGACAGAGACAAATTTTCTTGATCACACGATAGAGCTTTTTCAAGCTGGTATTGATGATGTGTTGCGTAAACCAATTCATGTTCGTGAGATTTTAGCACGTATTGCTGCTATTCGCCGCCGTATAGGGGGGGACATTCGTAGTGCTGATGCTGCAATAAAAGTTGGCCCTATTAGTGTCTTTAATGATGGGCGTGATCCGCGCATTAATGGTGTAGATTTTCCTTTGCCACGTCGTGAGCGACGCATTCTTGAATATCTGGCAGCAAATTTTGGACGGCGCGTCAATAAAACACAAATATTTAATGCTGTTTATGGTGTTTTTGACGATGTTATCGAAGAAAATGTCATTGAGAGTCATATCAGTAAACTTCGTAAAAAACTGAAACTGAAGGTTGGGTATGACATCATCGATTCAAAGCGATTTCTTGGATATAGTTTAGTCATCAAAAACTAA
- a CDS encoding transglycosylase SLT domain-containing protein, with the protein MFIRAIPIGWLYSFTILSSAAAGNVCEAEMMNASKRYHIPLGILYAVGLTETGHKESLQPHALNINGKAVFAKTKTEAVRLFKDAKSRGVKLIDVGCMQINDYYHGSHFASIEEMLQPRKNVDYAARFLQILHQKEGNWTMAVARYHAGPNNNPAQKRYVCRVISNMVASGFGKWTSNSKIFCKDSSKKH; encoded by the coding sequence ATGTTCATTCGCGCAATTCCCATCGGTTGGTTGTATAGTTTTACTATATTAAGCAGTGCTGCTGCTGGCAATGTATGTGAAGCAGAAATGATGAATGCTTCTAAGCGTTATCATATCCCTTTGGGTATTCTTTATGCCGTTGGATTAACAGAAACAGGCCATAAGGAATCATTGCAACCTCATGCACTGAATATTAATGGTAAGGCTGTTTTTGCGAAAACGAAGACAGAAGCTGTTCGTCTCTTTAAAGACGCAAAAAGCCGTGGTGTAAAATTAATTGATGTTGGGTGTATGCAGATCAATGATTATTATCACGGGTCACATTTTGCTTCTATAGAAGAGATGCTACAGCCTCGCAAAAACGTGGATTATGCAGCGCGTTTTTTACAAATTTTGCATCAAAAAGAAGGCAACTGGACTATGGCAGTTGCACGTTATCATGCCGGACCCAATAACAATCCAGCTCAAAAGCGCTATGTCTGCCGTGTTATAAGTAATATGGTTGCAAGTGGTTTTGGTAAATGGACTTCTAATTCTAAGATCTTTTGTAAAGACTCATCGAAAAAACACTAA
- a CDS encoding flagellar hook-length control protein FliK, whose product MMINIDGSRGFLSTLMSPVNKTSEQSERAQGGIDNQFDQGFGALVNRDKKDFSQNSSPMQTTEGMLASNATTSSSASTFNKVSDEKGEKHHTNKAFEKVINQDEAEQEGGNEDFLWMQTEEEVSEQDVVKALKAKHQRSNMQKSVALQGEEHPLCLSQQFVKQEIIEKKIGEFTENERGQSAIRGNRGEQWIANMQKTESVEGDTQTSIKERNPRIHKHSQHFTQNFTQSLIRGSESSTVRFDVETAKSLFLGDLKMGDNVAVQQEKPNFISQFNDVHVTLNKKVGHVQLLHLKLTPVELGSIDAKLRMTTQGLHVELQAQHQETARLLANNQEMLIHILEKAHIHDGGRLSVTIIDKNAQSGQFSQMDQGLGQNNSEQNSHGQHQAFDHNDQSGQNESRQFFKRFLLEDSSLMDLSLEDVHSRNSHRLVV is encoded by the coding sequence ATGATGATCAATATTGATGGATCAAGAGGTTTTCTTTCCACGCTAATGTCTCCAGTGAATAAGACTTCAGAACAATCAGAAAGGGCACAAGGGGGTATAGATAATCAGTTTGATCAAGGATTTGGAGCACTGGTTAACCGCGATAAAAAGGATTTTTCTCAAAATTCATCACCGATGCAGACAACGGAAGGGATGCTAGCATCAAATGCGACGACATCTTCTTCTGCATCGACGTTCAATAAAGTATCAGACGAAAAAGGCGAAAAGCATCACACAAATAAAGCGTTTGAAAAGGTGATCAATCAAGATGAAGCAGAGCAAGAGGGGGGGAATGAAGACTTCTTATGGATGCAAACAGAAGAAGAAGTTTCAGAACAGGACGTGGTTAAAGCTTTAAAAGCAAAGCATCAGCGTTCAAACATGCAGAAAAGTGTTGCACTTCAGGGCGAAGAGCATCCGCTATGTTTATCTCAACAATTTGTAAAACAAGAAATCATTGAAAAGAAAATTGGTGAATTTACAGAAAATGAGCGTGGTCAATCCGCTATAAGGGGTAACAGGGGAGAGCAATGGATTGCAAATATGCAGAAAACAGAGAGTGTTGAGGGAGATACTCAAACGAGCATAAAGGAAAGAAATCCGAGAATCCATAAGCATTCACAGCATTTTACACAAAATTTCACACAAAGTTTAATACGGGGCAGTGAATCTTCGACAGTGCGTTTTGATGTTGAGACCGCAAAATCTCTGTTTCTTGGGGATTTGAAAATGGGTGATAATGTTGCTGTGCAACAAGAAAAGCCAAATTTCATTAGCCAATTCAATGATGTTCATGTCACTTTGAATAAAAAGGTTGGTCATGTGCAGCTTTTGCATTTAAAGCTCACACCTGTTGAACTTGGCTCGATTGATGCAAAGTTGCGGATGACTACACAGGGGCTGCATGTTGAATTACAAGCTCAGCATCAAGAAACAGCGCGCCTTTTAGCCAATAATCAAGAAATGTTGATCCACATCTTAGAAAAAGCGCATATTCATGATGGTGGCCGCTTGTCAGTTACCATTATTGATAAAAATGCTCAATCAGGTCAGTTTTCACAGATGGATCAAGGGTTAGGGCAAAATAATAGCGAACAAAATTCTCATGGACAGCATCAGGCGTTTGATCATAACGATCAAAGTGGACAAAATGAATCAAGGCAATTTTTTAAACGATTTTTGTTGGAGGATTCGTCACTTATGGATCTTTCTCTTGAAGATGTTCATTCGCGCAATTCCCATCGGTTGGTTGTATAG
- the motC gene encoding chemotaxis protein MotC, whose product MERTQSVCLLLFFVLTQAICLQRVEASLKQVKTATDTKFGEVFVAQAALPSEDLSASSEEKSYTSSRIILSQPIQLVRSLQNLQDKIMSGQEGALQKQPELLREIGEKFLTLSPDVWQDEHNLYALLIYLLNGGNPRVVRIILEDHGQGRIAQNLITGALAYTSHRREEFFRAFANLSDQELQLLPPALFLSIVLSTVTNTSEKDPALALKQLNQVRLLAPGTLFEESAIRRELRVAATLGKAELLMLLVRNYAHRFEKSPYVNNFWSEFRLAIPRIEKDLSDEQFETLVSYAPTMLQLMTYTEVSRAALIDARMERVKLSAQKALMLAHELNVSDAPIRLYYAASLAGSVTAEEAAKMLQTISSNDLLERDRPLLTAAQAIADRVSFSLSDDSQTVETQALISSQSQETLETQSKRRVGQQSDLPSIATETDQFIEQTREKINIVDKLLGEQI is encoded by the coding sequence ATGGAAAGGACACAGAGTGTCTGTCTTTTGCTTTTTTTTGTTTTGACTCAAGCGATATGTCTGCAAAGAGTAGAGGCCTCTTTAAAACAAGTCAAAACAGCTACTGACACAAAATTTGGAGAGGTTTTTGTCGCCCAAGCGGCTCTTCCTTCTGAAGATTTATCTGCTTCTTCAGAGGAAAAATCTTATACTTCATCAAGGATTATTTTATCTCAGCCTATACAGCTTGTTCGTTCCTTACAAAATTTACAAGACAAAATTATGTCAGGTCAGGAAGGGGCGTTACAGAAACAACCAGAACTTTTAAGAGAGATTGGTGAAAAATTTTTAACCCTTAGTCCTGATGTTTGGCAAGATGAGCATAATCTTTATGCCTTATTGATCTATCTTTTAAATGGTGGAAATCCTCGGGTTGTTAGGATAATTTTAGAGGATCATGGGCAGGGGAGGATTGCCCAAAATTTGATAACAGGTGCTTTGGCCTATACGTCTCATAGAAGAGAGGAATTTTTTAGAGCTTTTGCAAATTTGAGCGATCAAGAACTTCAGTTACTTCCCCCTGCTTTATTCTTATCCATTGTGCTCTCTACTGTTACAAATACCAGTGAAAAAGATCCTGCTTTGGCTTTGAAACAACTTAATCAAGTTAGGCTGTTAGCTCCAGGAACTTTGTTTGAAGAAAGTGCAATTCGTCGTGAACTTAGGGTCGCTGCAACGCTTGGTAAGGCAGAGCTTTTGATGTTGTTAGTACGCAATTATGCGCATCGGTTTGAAAAGTCACCTTATGTGAATAATTTTTGGAGTGAGTTTAGGCTTGCTATTCCGCGCATTGAAAAAGACCTGAGTGATGAGCAATTCGAAACATTGGTTTCATATGCACCGACAATGCTGCAATTGATGACATATACAGAAGTGAGCCGTGCAGCATTGATTGATGCACGCATGGAAAGAGTGAAACTGAGTGCTCAAAAAGCTCTGATGTTAGCGCATGAACTAAATGTTAGTGATGCACCTATCCGCCTTTATTATGCTGCAAGTTTGGCTGGGTCAGTCACAGCAGAAGAGGCAGCAAAAATGTTGCAGACTATTTCTAGCAACGATTTATTAGAAAGAGATCGCCCTTTATTGACTGCTGCGCAAGCTATAGCGGACAGGGTTTCTTTTTCTTTATCGGATGATTCCCAAACCGTTGAAACACAAGCTTTGATATCGTCGCAAAGCCAAGAAACATTAGAAACACAGTCAAAGAGACGTGTTGGACAACAAAGTGATCTACCTTCTATTGCAACCGAGACAGATCAATTTATCGAACAAACACGAGAAAAAATCAATATAGTCGACAAATTATTAGGAGAGCAGATATGA
- a CDS encoding flagellar motor protein MotB: MKSEDQHTHSEIIIVRRGGHDDHDDHHGGVWKIAYADFMTAMMALFLVMWLVNAKDEEEKAVIANYFNPIKLVDHETTIRGVKQNDAEDNNTPSVDPTRREEAQSENGQLNLTEEAELMRDPYTGLEKIVDAKRTMQDQSDKNAENSTSMEQENGDSRENSKVGIDYYDPFSLNYWKQAASDALVKAETPLAFQKLAQENFPSQESIDFAKELTEFMKETVNDHHVSVYVEPIKEGVIIELMDQPQREMFRVGSSLPTAETVEVIGEMAKIIAKHQGDVIISGHTDSRPYRSANRDNWQLSTARAQMAYYMLVRGGLDEKRILRVEGYADRDLKNKADPYAAENRRISIFIRNPNGE; encoded by the coding sequence GTGAAATCAGAAGATCAACACACTCATTCTGAAATTATTATCGTTCGTCGTGGTGGGCATGATGATCATGATGATCATCATGGTGGTGTTTGGAAGATTGCTTATGCCGATTTTATGACAGCAATGATGGCACTTTTTCTTGTGATGTGGTTGGTCAATGCAAAGGATGAAGAAGAAAAAGCCGTTATTGCAAATTATTTTAATCCCATCAAACTCGTGGATCATGAAACAACTATTCGTGGTGTTAAGCAAAATGATGCTGAAGATAACAATACGCCCTCTGTTGATCCAACACGTAGAGAAGAGGCGCAATCAGAAAATGGTCAGCTTAATCTCACAGAAGAAGCAGAGCTAATGCGTGATCCTTATACAGGGTTAGAAAAGATTGTTGATGCAAAACGAACGATGCAAGATCAGTCTGATAAGAATGCAGAAAATAGCACGTCGATGGAACAAGAAAATGGTGATTCAAGAGAAAATTCAAAGGTCGGAATTGATTATTATGATCCATTCTCACTAAATTATTGGAAACAAGCGGCGTCTGATGCGTTGGTAAAAGCAGAGACACCACTAGCATTCCAAAAACTTGCACAGGAGAATTTTCCTTCTCAAGAATCGATCGATTTCGCGAAAGAATTGACAGAGTTTATGAAAGAAACAGTCAATGATCACCATGTATCGGTTTATGTAGAGCCAATCAAAGAAGGTGTTATCATTGAATTAATGGATCAGCCTCAACGTGAGATGTTTAGAGTGGGTTCCTCTCTTCCAACAGCAGAAACGGTTGAAGTTATTGGCGAGATGGCAAAAATTATCGCAAAGCATCAAGGAGATGTTATCATTAGTGGCCATACAGATTCTCGGCCTTACCGTAGTGCTAATCGTGATAATTGGCAGCTTTCAACAGCACGGGCACAAATGGCTTATTACATGTTAGTGCGGGGTGGCTTGGATGAAAAACGGATTTTGCGAGTTGAAGGGTATGCAGATCGAGATTTAAAAAATAAGGCAGATCCATATGCTGCTGAAAATCGGCGTATCTCTATTTTTATACGCAACCCAAATGGTGAATAG
- the fliF gene encoding flagellar basal-body MS-ring/collar protein FliF, translated as MLDKFFVFLSSSGSALYKLGAKRLIALGLVGVTLFGTILFSSFYLTRPSHETLYVGLSRDDVNRIGMALGEAGIAFDVSSDGGSVQVPVGQAEHARMFLAEKGLPTSNNAGYELFDNMGSLGLTSFMQEITRQRALEGEIARTIQAVQGVKAARVHIVLPDKGSFRRANQKPTASVVIRTDGGFSVESAQSIRHLVAAAVPSLEASSVTVMDTRGQMLASGVDAINGAPVVMASLEHQVASQIDANIRKQLVPYLGLDHFQTSVQVALDTDRRQINETIFDPESQVVRSIRSVRDQADSQNSRNSDAVGVEQNIPQEEIANGSGETSTDKKDRREETTNYEINSKIISTVRDGYSVKKLAIAIVVDRARLVPANGETTVSEDFINDEVNRIQQMVSAAAGLDPNRGDIINVTAVDFIGHNDADLTPIETPLWKSVSRYIPGVVNGVALVIAVLLILFLGVRPLMREMREGQKARNSGENALAGLGAVPALDNQSQAAAGVGGVTKTNDDTLRDLRNRMRVPPQNRLEKMIDMDEERFAGILREWVNDTTAQPV; from the coding sequence ATGCTTGATAAATTTTTTGTTTTTCTTTCTTCTTCAGGGAGTGCTCTTTATAAATTAGGAGCAAAGCGTCTAATTGCGCTTGGTTTGGTTGGGGTAACGCTTTTTGGAACGATTTTATTTTCTAGCTTTTATCTCACGCGTCCCTCTCACGAAACGCTTTATGTTGGTCTTTCTCGCGATGATGTAAACCGTATAGGGATGGCTTTGGGGGAAGCAGGAATTGCTTTTGATGTTTCTTCCGATGGGGGGTCTGTTCAGGTTCCTGTAGGGCAAGCAGAGCATGCTCGAATGTTTCTTGCAGAAAAAGGACTTCCCACATCGAACAATGCAGGGTATGAATTGTTTGATAATATGGGGTCCTTGGGGTTAACATCTTTCATGCAAGAAATCACACGTCAACGTGCTTTAGAGGGCGAGATTGCGCGCACAATTCAAGCTGTGCAGGGTGTAAAGGCTGCACGTGTCCATATTGTTTTACCTGATAAAGGATCTTTTCGTCGAGCCAATCAAAAGCCTACAGCCTCTGTTGTGATTCGTACGGATGGCGGTTTTTCAGTTGAATCTGCTCAATCTATTCGACATTTAGTGGCAGCCGCTGTTCCCTCGCTTGAAGCAAGTTCAGTAACGGTGATGGACACACGCGGACAGATGTTAGCTTCTGGGGTTGATGCCATCAATGGGGCACCTGTTGTCATGGCTTCACTAGAACACCAGGTTGCATCGCAAATTGATGCCAATATTCGTAAGCAATTGGTTCCTTATCTTGGGCTTGACCATTTCCAAACCAGTGTGCAAGTGGCTTTGGATACAGATCGTCGTCAAATCAATGAAACAATTTTTGATCCGGAATCGCAGGTTGTACGTTCTATACGTTCTGTGCGTGATCAAGCAGATAGCCAAAATAGTCGCAACAGTGATGCTGTTGGGGTCGAGCAAAATATTCCACAAGAAGAAATTGCTAATGGTAGTGGAGAAACGTCAACAGATAAAAAAGACCGTCGTGAAGAAACAACCAATTATGAAATTAATTCTAAAATTATCTCTACGGTTAGAGATGGTTATAGTGTGAAAAAATTGGCTATTGCCATTGTGGTAGATCGTGCACGTTTGGTGCCTGCAAATGGGGAAACGACAGTTTCTGAAGATTTTATTAATGACGAAGTAAACCGTATTCAACAAATGGTTTCAGCCGCTGCAGGGCTTGATCCAAATCGCGGTGATATCATCAATGTAACAGCTGTTGATTTCATTGGTCATAATGATGCTGATTTGACACCTATTGAAACGCCTCTTTGGAAGTCTGTGTCACGTTACATACCTGGTGTGGTCAATGGTGTTGCATTGGTAATTGCTGTTCTGTTGATTTTGTTTTTAGGCGTGCGCCCTTTAATGCGTGAAATGCGTGAAGGACAAAAAGCTCGTAATAGTGGTGAAAATGCTTTGGCTGGCTTAGGCGCTGTTCCTGCTTTGGATAATCAATCGCAGGCTGCTGCCGGTGTTGGTGGGGTGACAAAAACAAATGATGATACACTGCGTGATTTACGCAATCGTATGCGTGTTCCCCCACAAAATCGTTTGGAAAAAATGATAGATATGGATGAAGAGCGTTTTGCTGGGATTTTGCGTGAATGGGTTAATGATACAACGGCGCAGCCTGTGTAG
- a CDS encoding autotransporter outer membrane beta-barrel domain-containing protein encodes MNYQNAFLANMRSMSLFMKGQRKNTFLASTYSDTTTFSSERTAWEYGYGADIQYTALQTGVVLETLESQNITTDFGLLGTYGQLFFTPKNMADASKSTLNKLSLTAYSSTQHNNGLYADILLSYGLISGNITNALIGNTAQVDGTQTLSLSATIGKPLAIGIADLTFEPQAQLAYQRLMFGTISDIDGFKVDIGSPEQWLMRIGGRLTKTLTSLQQGKAVSFYSKLDLIKTFGDEGSIKIGDDFKRDPTGSFVEGGLGVNMQLSAKFSLYGDISHRRKLQKSGISGNSFSAGIRFRF; translated from the coding sequence ATGAACTATCAAAACGCGTTCTTAGCCAATATGCGTTCCATGTCTCTCTTCATGAAAGGTCAGAGAAAAAACACTTTCTTAGCCTCCACTTATAGTGATACCACCACTTTTTCATCTGAGCGCACAGCTTGGGAATATGGCTATGGCGCTGATATTCAATATACGGCCTTACAAACAGGTGTTGTCTTAGAAACACTAGAAAGCCAAAATATCACAACAGATTTTGGGTTGTTAGGAACCTATGGTCAATTATTCTTTACCCCAAAAAACATGGCCGATGCTAGTAAAAGCACACTCAATAAATTGTCCTTGACCGCTTATAGCAGCACACAACATAATAATGGGCTATATGCAGATATACTCCTATCCTACGGCTTGATCAGTGGAAATATCACCAATGCTCTCATCGGCAATACAGCCCAAGTGGATGGAACACAAACATTGAGCCTATCTGCAACTATTGGAAAACCATTAGCCATCGGAATTGCTGATCTCACTTTTGAACCACAAGCGCAACTTGCCTATCAGCGCTTAATGTTTGGTACTATTTCAGATATTGATGGCTTTAAGGTTGATATAGGCTCTCCAGAACAATGGCTCATGCGTATCGGCGGGCGTTTAACCAAAACGCTTACTTCTCTTCAACAAGGAAAGGCTGTTTCCTTTTATAGTAAACTAGACCTGATCAAAACTTTTGGGGATGAGGGCTCAATAAAAATTGGTGATGACTTTAAACGTGATCCCACAGGGTCTTTTGTGGAAGGAGGACTAGGTGTCAACATGCAATTGTCTGCAAAATTTTCATTATATGGGGACATAAGCCACAGACGCAAACTGCAAAAGTCTGGTATCTCAGGGAACAGTTTCTCTGCTGGAATACGATTTCGCTTCTAA